CGCCCCGCTCGGTGACGTTCGGCGACCAGGCATCCGGCAGGCTGATGGTCGCGACGACGGGCGCGCCGAGCTGGAAATCCTTCGCCGCGGCGCCGCTCGTTCCGAATGGGAGCGCAAGCAGCATGGCGACAAGGGCGGCGAACGGGAGCTTGCGGAGGGCGGGCTTGGACGCGGTGGAATTGGGCATGGCGGACCTTCGGTTCAGGCCGCCGCCATCGCGGGAACATCGGCTTCGCAGCCGGGCGGAGGCCGGGATCGCCTCCGTCAATGCATCAGCGTGGTGACGCTGTCGTCTCAGCCAGCGCACGAACTTGCGGCACGGCCGGCGGGGCCGACGATCCCGTCACATCGAGGGGATCGGATTGATCTGACCGGTTCTGGCGTTGACCGCCTCGACATCGGCACGCGACAGGCCGATATCGGACAGTGCGCGCTCGTCGAGAGCATAGAGCGCGCGCGCCGTCCGCCGCCGCGCGAACCAGGCTTCGACCCGCAGGACGACCGACAGAATCGGGCTTGCGCGCCGGGCCGATCCGCTGCCGAAATGGAGAAGCCTGTCTGTGGCTGAAACCATGCTCATGGCACTGGTCCTCATCGTTCGATTGTTGGTATAAAATATGGCTCTTGCGCCCTCTTCGATCAAATGAGAACTTCTTGGCTCACGCCCAAGGAAAACTTGGCCAGGCCATGACCCGACGCCATTTGCCACCGCTCAACGCCCTGCGCGCCTTCGAGGCTGCGGCGCGCCATCTGAATTTCGAGAAGGCGGGCGACGAAATCGCCGTGACGGCGAGTGCCGTCGGCCAGCAGATCAAGACGCTGGAAGCCTGGCTGCAGCGGCCCCTGTTCGTCCGGCTGCCCAGCAAGGGGGTGGCGCTGACCGCCGCGGGGGAGCGCTATGCCTTTGCCGTCACGCAGGTGCTGGATCAGCTGAACGAAGCCACCCTGCGCGCGCTACGGCCGGATGCCGGCAATGTCCTCACGGTCGCCACGGTGCCGAGCCTTGCCGCGAGCTGGCTCATCCCGCGCCTCGGCCGCTTCAAGGCGCGTCATCCGGCACTCGACGTGCGTGTCTCGGTCTCGCACGGATTGACCGATTTCGCGCGCGAGGATGTCGACGTCGCGATCCGCCTCGGCGGCGGCGTCTATCCGGGCCTGCGCAGCGATCTCCTGATGCGGGAGAGCTTCTTCCCGGTGTGCAGCGCCGCGCTCGTCAACGATCCAGATCGACCGCTGCGCGAGCCGGCGGACCTTGCCCACCATACACTGATCCAGGAGCCGCAGGAGGGCATGCCCGACCACATCACCTGGCCGCGCTGGCTGGAGCGCGTCGGGGTGAAGGGCGTCGACGGCAGCCGGGGCCCGCAATTCTCGCACACCTTCCTGTCGCTGCAGGCGGCGGCATCAGGCCAGGGCGTCGCCCTCGCCACCAGCGTGCTGATCGGCGACTATCTCGACGCCGGACGCCTGGTGCGGCCGTTCCCACACGAAGTCCCCGGGCCCTATCAGTACTACGTCGTCTGTCCGGAGGCTGCGGCCGAACGGGCGGCCATTGTCGCCTTCCGCGACTGGCTGATGGAGGAGGCCGCGGCGCATATCGCGCGCGCCGCCGAATGATCGCGGGCTTTGACCATCACCTCAACGTCCGGAATCGGATTGTCGACATCCGCCCGCAAGATCTTGCATGGACTCGCGAAAGCGCCGGTCAGGCCGGCCGGCGTGCCCGGCGGCGCGCTGCCGGCTGGGCATGCTTGAGCGCCGCATGGTCGGCAGCCGTCTGGTCGGCATAGGCGAGCGAGAAGGCGGCAAGCGCATCCTCGAAGACGCCCGATCTGCCGACATAGCCGGCAATGACGGCAGGATCGCCCGACCGCGCATGGGCGCGCGCCAGCGTGCGTCCGCACAGCACGGCATATTCGAGCAGGGCATTGCCCTCCAGGAGTTCGCCCACCGATCCGAGGCGACGGTTCTTCAGCTGGCGGACATAGAAGTGCCGGCCCGAGGCCGGGTCCTCGACGCTGCCGAGGAAAGCATCGCTCGCCGCCTGCATGACCCGCTGGCCCTCGACCACGCGGCGCCCCTGATCACGGATTCCGCTGCCGCCCGGGCGGAACCGCTCCAGCACGGACGCCTGGGCTTCCTTGATCTGCAGGAACAGCGGCTCGCCGTCGCCGGTCATGTAGAGGCCGATGGCGCAGAAGGTGCCGACGCTGCCGACGCCGACCACCTTGAACGCCAGGTCTTCGAGCCGGAAGCGGGTCAGCAGAACCTGCCGATCGGGCGGCAGGTTGGCCTGGTAGAGCGACAGCACGTCGCGGCTGTCGACGCCATGGGAGCGTATCCGGGCCGCATCGAGGTGGTAGATGAGGGGCGGGCGATCCTCGATGCGACAGACATTGCCCCTGGTCTTGGCGAGGTGCGGAAAATTGTCGTCCTGAGCCAGCGTCTTCTTCGCCTTGACGATGGTCTTGAGCAGGGCTTGGCGCAGCTTGTCCTCGGCGATCCGCCCGGCCTCGCGGGCGAGGTCGATCCGGCTGTGCCAGATCGCGAGGGGCGACAGCCCGGCAAGCGCGCGGATGTGGTCGCAATAGGCCTGGG
This portion of the bacterium YEK0313 genome encodes:
- the gcvA_9 gene encoding Glycine cleavage system transcriptional activator, producing MTRRHLPPLNALRAFEAAARHLNFEKAGDEIAVTASAVGQQIKTLEAWLQRPLFVRLPSKGVALTAAGERYAFAVTQVLDQLNEATLRALRPDAGNVLTVATVPSLAASWLIPRLGRFKARHPALDVRVSVSHGLTDFAREDVDVAIRLGGGVYPGLRSDLLMRESFFPVCSAALVNDPDRPLREPADLAHHTLIQEPQEGMPDHITWPRWLERVGVKGVDGSRGPQFSHTFLSLQAAASGQGVALATSVLIGDYLDAGRLVRPFPHEVPGPYQYYVVCPEAAAERAAIVAFRDWLMEEAAAHIARAAE